In Isosphaera pallida ATCC 43644, the sequence GACGACCTGCCGTGTCGGCCATCCGCATCGGTTCGATTGGAGATGACATGCAAGAGTGCAGAGCCATTCAACCCATGATTCGTTGCTCCGGACGTCGGTTGGAGCCTCCCGTAGGGGAAACAAGTCGGTAACGCGGATTGCAATAAGTTCGTTACCCGCTTGGCTGTTGGCCCGTCCCGACCTCGTCGGTTGCGGCTTCGGGAGTCGGCTCAATCTGGGAGGAGGGCCGCGGTGGCGACTCCCGCGAGGATTCGGCCTGCGTTTGAGCCTGGCGGGCGTCTTCAAGTCGCCTCTTGGCTTTCGTGATCCGTTCGGCCTGAGCCGCCTTGGCCTCCAGTTCGCGGGCTTCCAACTCGGCCCAAACCCACTCGGCCGGTTCCACCCGGATGTCCAGACCGATCTTGGTCGTGCGAATCGACCACTCCTCGCGGTTCCATCCCACGATGATCCCGGACGCCTCCAAGCGGTCAAACATCTGTTGAAAATAGAACGGAACGCGATCCTCGTACTCGGGCACGATGTCGAGCTTGCGGAACAGGAGGTTGAGCAGCCCGGAGATAGTGCGGGGCTTCTTTTGCTCGACCAGGCGCTGGAACTCGGGGGAGACGGGATCGGGTCCTTGAAGGGTGAGTTCCATCGACTTGAGAAGGCGTCCGAACATGCTGAACCAGCCGGTGCCGTAACCGAAGTAGTCCTTATGGACGACTAGCACCTCGCGTTTACGGACAATCGCAGCCTGGTAAACGGTTTCCAGCATATTTTCGGCGAAGTTGGTTTGAAACGCGATGTTGACCGCCTTGGCGACATTCTGGAGCGCCACGGGCAAAGGGACGCGGAGAGGGCTGACCTGAAGCCTCAAGTCAATCAGTCCGCCGGCTTGACGCGCCGTGACCGCGCCTTCTTGGCTGTCAACCGCGATCGCCACCCCGACGGGCATGTGGCCGGGCATCATCGGACCCATCGGCACGTGGGCCATGGGGCGTCCAGGGATCAACCCGCCGCCACCCGGCCCTGAAGACCCACCGCCAGCAGCTCCCGAATCGCTGGGCGGCACTCTCTGAGACATAAGGCGCGTCTCCTCGCCGCGTCGTCGTCACGCTCGAAACCACGGTGGAGGCCGATTCCACACGCAGCGCGGTTCGGGGTAGACGGCGATCGGATGGGGTTCGATCCGTTTCGATCCGCCTCCTCCCGTCCCTTGCAGCACCGGCGCGACGCGGACCGGCCGGTTTCCCAAGAGGGCGACTCTTCGCAACCACCACCTCCCCTTCTATCCTCGAATCCAAGACGAGTTCATGCAACAGGGAAGTCGGGAACTTGGTCGTCGAGAGCCAGGAAGGGAGCGGCCGGGCGGAGTCGTTGGGGGCAGAACAATCCGCAGGACAGACGCCGTCCCGTTCCCGAGGCTGTAACGGCGCGGTAGCCTTAGAGCCGCGCGCGCTCCCGTCGGTCGGTCGTGTCCGGCTGGGCTGGGTGGTGGGTGGTTGAAAACAACCCCGTCCAGCGCGGCTCGACCTGGGTTGGGCGTGCGCTCGTTGCGTCCCGATGGTTCGTTTTTTCGTTTCGAGAGGCGGTGGTCCGTCATGCCTCCCCAAGACAAGAGACTCCCGCGCCGGGGTCGTGCGGTTCAAGCCGTTGGCGTCAAGCGGTTCGGATCGCTGGCAATCCTGGCGGCGTTGGTGGTTGGCCCGCTGGTGACCAGACCCGTTCACTCCGCGCTTCCTGCGTTCTCCCCGACCCCAGCTCAACCGCCCGCCGCAAAGGCTCCACGTGCCATGACGATCAATGATCTGTTGGCGGTTCAAGTGGTGAGCGATCCCCAGGTTTCTCCCCAGGGGGATCGGATCGTTTACACCGTCAAAGTCATCGACCGGGAAACCGGTCGGTCCAACACCGACCTGTGGTTGGTAGACCGCCAGGGCAAAACGCCTCGGCAGCTCACCTCGCATCCCGGTTCCGACCGCCACCCGCGTTGGAGTCCCGACGGCCGCTCGGTGGCGTTTTTGTCGGATCGAAGCGGTTCGACCCAGGTTTGGCTGCTGCCGATGGATCAGTCTGGCGAGGCGCGTCAGTTGACCCGCCTGCCGTTGGATGTCGAGGGGCCGATCTGGTCCCCTCAGGGCGACCGCCTGGCCGCGATGGTCTCGGTCCTGCCTGGCAAAAGCTTCGAGGAGACCGCCGAAACCCTGCGCCAGCGCCGCGAGGCCAAGAGTCAGGCCAAGATTTACGACGACCTGATGGTGCGTCACTGGGACACCTGGGATGATGGAACTCGTCAGCATGTGATTCTGATTGACGTGGCCGATGGTTCGGCCCGCGATTTGATCCCCGACTGGACAGCGCACGCGCCGCCGTTTTTCTCCGGCTCCTCCACCGACTACGCCTTTTCACCCGACGGCGAGGAACTAGCGTTCATTTCCGAGCCGTTGACCGAACACCCTTGGACCACCAATAAAGATGTTTGGATCGTCTCGACCCGGCCCGGCGAAAACGGCCGGTCGGCGACGCCCCGCAACCTGACGGCCGGTTCGCTCGGAGCCGAGGCCGCCCCTTCCTATTCGCCTGACGGCCGGTTTCTGGCCTTTTTGCGTCAAGAGCGCGCCGGGTTCGAGGCTGATCAATGGGTGTTGACCTTGTTCGATCGCCAAACCAGCGGGGTTCGTCCTCTCACTCTCAAGTTGGATCGTCCGATCGAGGAGTACGCCTGGACCGCCGACTCCCAAGCGATCGTCGCCACCATCGACGATCGGGGTTCGGTGGCGCTAGTGCGGCTGGACCATCCCGCCCAACGGGAATACGGTCCCGACCTACCGCGTTTGACCCCAACGGGGACGCATCGCGGCATCCGCCCACTGCCCGACGGAGGGGTGGTCATGGTTCGTCATCACTCCGCCGCACCCGGGGAACTGTTTGTGCTGCCGGCCGGATCCGACGCTCAACTGCAACCGCTCACCCATCACAATGCCGATCTGATCGCCAGTCTGGACCTCAACCGCGCCGAGCTGTTCACCTTCAAGGGAGCCGAGGGGACCGACGTGACCGGCTGGTTGGTCAAGCCCCCAGGATTCGACCCGTCGCGGTCCTATCCCGTGCTGTGTTGCATTCACGGCGGTCCCCAAGGGGCCTGGCATGACGAATGGCACGAACGTTGGAACTACGCCTTGTTCGCCGCGCCGGGGTACGCGGTCGTGGCGATTAACCCCCGCGGCTCGACCGGATTCGGTCAAACCTTCACCGACCAAATCAGCCGGGACTGGACCGGACGAGTTTATGAAGACCTGATGCTCGGTCTGGATCACGCCTTGGCCACCTATCCGTTCCTCGACGGCGACCGGGTCGCGGCCCTAGGCGGCTCTTACGGCGGCTTCATGGTCAACTGGATCGCTGGACACACCGACCGCTTCAAGGCGTTGGTCAGCCACGCCGGAGTCTTTGACTTGACCAGTATGTATTTCACCACCGAGGAACTGTGGTTCCCCGAGTGGGAGTTCGGCGGTCCTCCCTGGAACGCGGCCGATCCCAAGCTGTATCGGGCGATGTCTCCCAGCACCTACGTCGAATCCATGAGGACGCCCACCCTAGTCATCCACGGCGCGTTAGATTTCCGAGTGCCGGATTCCCAGGGTCTGGCAATGTTCACGGCGTTGAGGCGTCAAGGAGTGCCAGCCCGCTACGTTTGGTTCCCCGACGAGAACCACTGGATTCTCAAACCCGCCAACCGGATCGTCTGGTGGCGCGAGGTCCACAATTGGCTCGATCGGTATCTTCGTTGACACCAAGAAGGAACGGGGACGTGCCGAAGTCCAGCGACGCGACGAACGGCCGTTGGACCCGGCCCGCCACGATCATCGCCCTCGGCTTGGCTCGGATCGCGGCAAGCCGCATGGAAATACGAACAATTGCTACCAAATCTAGCCTCAAGTCGTGAGAACCGCTTGATGAATTCCAACTCCGCTCCGTTGGCTCCCCGGCCCCGCTCGGCCTCGTCCCAGGCCGACAAGCCGCCCTCGCTGCGTTTGGTCGAGCGATACGAGGCTGGCGCTCCGCTGGTGGGTTACGCGATTGCCCATCTGACCTCCGAACAACTCACCACCCGTTTGAGTCCAGGCACGTGGAGCATCGCCGAAGTGGTGGTGCATCTGTTGGATTCTGAACTGACCTTCAGTGACCGCTTCAAGCGGATTCTGGCCGAAACCGACCCGGTGCTTCAGGCGTTCGACGAGAGCCGCTGGCTGGTCGAGATTCCTCCCCACGAGCTGCTGCCATTAGAGGAGGCGGCTCAGATGATCGAACTCAACCGCCGCTGGACCGCACGGATTTTGAAGCGTCTGCAACCAGCTGACTTCGGGCGAAGCGGTCGCCATTCGGTCAACGGGCGCGTGACCCTCGCCTCGATCCTGGCCTACGCCGTGGGTCACCTCGACCATCATTTGCGGTTTCTCTACGGCAAGCGAGGCAACCTCGGTTCCTCGATCGAACCACGTTATACCCCGGACGTGGTTTGATCGAAACGGTTCGGATCGAGGAAAACCCATCTGATTCCTATGGATGTCTTAGTCAATTAGGTTTGGACCCAAATTCGTCGCTATGTTCTTCGCCGGGGTTGACTCGGCCTGGAGTATTCGTGTCATGCGTGGATTGTGGATGTCAGCGTGGGTGATTGTGTGGGCGTGGGTGGATGGTGTGGCGTTCGAGGCCGCAGCGCAAGTCCATGCCCAGCGGCCCGAGGCCAGCGGCTCGCCCGGTCTGGAGCGGCGGTTGCGTCCGTTGATCGCTGCCCACAAAGGGGATGTCGGGGTGATGGTCAAACATCTGGGCACTGGCGAGACCTTCGCCCACCGGGCCGACGCCCCGATGCCGACCGCCAGCCTCATCAAGTTCCCTCTGCTGATCGAGGCGTACCGTCGCGTCGCCACGGGAGCGCTCGACCTCAAAACCCCTGTGACCCTCCACGACGAAGACAAAGTGCCCGGCGCGGGGATTCTGACCTATCACTTCTCGCAAGGGACCACGATCCCGTTGCGCGACGTGCTGCGCCTCATGATCGTCTATTCGGACAACACCGCCACCAACTTGGCCCTCGACGCGGTGGGTCTCGACGCGGTCAACGCCGAAATGGCCCGCCTGGGTCTCAAGCGCACCAAGTTCCACTCCAAAGTCTATCGCCGCGATACCTCCATCGACCCGGAAGGTTCCCGCGAATTCGGCCTGGGCGTCACCACCGCCGCAGAGATGATCACACTTTGGGAGCGGTTGCATCTCAAGAAGCTGGCCGAGGGGAACGAGGCGCTTTGCGACGCCATGCTTGATCATTTGCTTCACTGCGATGATAAGTCAATGCTGGTCAAGGAATTGCCGCCCGGCACCAAGGTGGCGCAAAAAACTGGAGCGGTCTCGGATGTGCGGACCGCGGCGGGGATTCTTTACACTCCCTCAGGACCAATCGCGGTCTGCGTGCTGACGGCTCGCAACCAGGATCAACGCTGGACGCCCGACAACGCCGCGGAGCGGTTTTCGGCCCGGTTGGCCCGCGAGGTGTACGACCATTTCCAGCAAGCCGCCGACCTCAAGGAGGCGGGGCGGGACGACTCCCCATTGGCCTTCGGCGCGACGGGGCCCCGGGTCGAGCGGTTGCAGCGTCTGCTCAATCGGCGTCTCGAGCCCTCGCCCGGTCTGGTGGTCGATGGCGACTTCGGACCCGCTACCCAGGAGGCGGTGATCCGGTTCCAGAAGGAACGCCATCTCGGCGACAACGGCGTGGTGACCCCCGAGGTCTGGAGGGCGCTGGGCGAGCTACCACCCGACCCAGCCGGCGATCCCCAGGCTGAGGCCGATCCTGCCCAACTCAACGCCGAGTTCGCCACGTTGCGGCCCGAACCGGCGGAGCCGGCGGCCAACGATCCGACCGCGGTTCCATTCGTGACGGCCCGCGCCTGGGTGGCGATCGACGCCGACACCGGGCGCGTCTTGGGCGGTCGAGAGCCGGAACGCCCCTTGGACATGGCCAGCACCACCAAGATTATGACCGCCCATCTGGTTCTCAAGGAACTGGCCGCCCATCCCGAAGCCCGCGACGAGGTGGTGACCTTCTCCGCACGCGCTGCGGCTACCCCCGGCTCGTCGTCAGAAGTGCGAGAAGGAGAACGAGTGCGTGTTGGAGAATTACTTTATGGCCTGATGCTTCCTTCGGGCAACGACGCGGCCGTGGCGCTGGCCGAGCAGTTCGGCCAGCGTTTGGCCGCCCGCGACGGATCGGACGGACTTGATCCGCTGGAGGCATTCGTGGCGGCAATGAACCGCGAGGCCCAGGCGTTGGGCCTCAGCGCCACCCGTTTTGTCAATCCTCACGGCCTGACCGCACCCAACCACCAAGCGAGCGCGCTGGACCTCGCCCGTCTGACCCGCGTTGCGTTGGAGAACCCGGAGTTCGCTGCGTTGGTGGCGACCCGCCGTCGCGCCGCGCGTTTGATCGATGGCGAGGGCAAGGGGCGAACGATCGTTTGGTCGAACACCAATGAACTGCTTAAAATCGAAGGCTTCGCTGGGGTCAAGACCGGAACCACTAGCTCGGCCGGGGCGTGTCTCGTGGCTCTAGGCCAGCAGGGGGAGCGTCGGGTGATCGTCGTGGTGCTGGGTTCGGCGGCCTCGGCCTCGCGCTACGCCGACGCCCGCAACCTGTTCCGCTGGGCATTTCATCAGCCGGTGGCCGCTCCCATCGAAACAGGAGACGGTCGCTAAAACGAGTACTTGAAAAGGTCTCGAGTTGAGATGAGACCTGGATTCGCCGGGGTCGGGGTGGTTGTGGTACAATCTCCTTCCGATGAAGCAGGGATCGCCGTGCGGACCCACGCGGGTGGGCAGCGCGATCTGGGCCTGGGATGAGGCGGTGTGTGCAAGGAGCGTGCCGGTGGCCGCGACGTATCGTGTGTTGGTGACGGACAAACTGGCGTCCGAAGGGTTGGAGGTTTTGAAGGCCGACCCCCGCTTCGAGGTGGTGGTCGATTCCAAACTCGCGGGCGATCCCCAGGCGTTGAGGACAGCGCTGGGCGAGGCCGACGGCGTCGTGATCCGCTCGGGCACCATGCTCACGCCGGAGGTTCTGCGAGGCCAAACCCGTCTCAAGGCGATCGTCCGGGCCGGGGTGGGGGTGGACAACATCGACGTGACGACCGCGACCCGTCAGGGGATTGTGGTGATGAACACCCCTGGAGGCAACACGCTTTCGACCGCCGAACACACCCTGGCGTTGCTGTTGGCCCTGTCGCGCAATATCGCGCCGGCTTGCGCGAGTCTCAAAGCGGGGCGCTGGGACCGCTCCAAATATACCGGGTCGCAACTGGCGGGCAAGACGCTAGGCATTATTGGCCTGGGGCGGGTCGGTCAAGCGGTCGCTCAGAGGGCGATCGGCTTCGGCATGAAGGTGCTGGGGCACGACCCGTTCCTCTCCCCCGATCGCGCCCGCGAACTCGGCATCGAGCCGACCCCTCTGGCCGAGATGTGGTGCCGTTGCGACTACCTGACCCTGCACGTCCCGCTCACCGAGGAGACCCGTCACCTGATCGGTCCAGCCCAGTTCGCGGCGATGAAGCCCGGCGTGCGAATCGTCAACTGCGCGCGGGGCGGCCTGATCGACGAGCCGGCGCTGATCGCGGCGCTCGATGCGGGCAAGGTCGCCGGCGCGGCCATCGACGTGTTCGAACCCGAACCGCCGCCTGCCGACGACCCTCTGGTGCGGCACCCTAAGGTGCTGGTCACTCCCCACCTTGGGGCCAGTACCGAGGAGGCCCAAATCTCAGTGGCGGTCGAGGCGGCGCGGCTTTTGATCGACTTCCTGGGCGAAGGACGGGTGCGGTTCGCGGTCAACATGCCCAACCTCGACAAAGCCGAGCTCGATGAACTTCGTCACCATCTCGAATTGGGCCGCCGGTTGGGGATGTTGCACGCCCAAATGGATCGAGGCGCGGCCCGCTCGGTCAAGCTTGACTATCGGGGCGACATCGCCTCGCGCAACACCCGTTTGATCTCGGCCGCGTTTACCGCCGGTTGGATGGAGACCGCCCTCACCGAGTCGGTCAACCTGGTCAACGCCCTGGTGCTGGCCCAGGAACGCGGCATCCAGATTACCGAATCCCACTCGCGCGACACCGAGGACTTTGGCTCGCTGATTTCCGCCGAAGTCGTCACCGACCGCAAAACCTACCACGCCTCCGCAGCGTTGTTTGGACGCCAGAGGATGCGTCTAGTGGGACTGGGGCCCTATCAAATCGACTGCGACTTGGAAGGCGTGATGTTGATCTTTACCCATCTCGATCGCCCTGGCCTCATTGGTTCGATCGGCACCTTGATGGGCAATCACAACGTCAACATTGCCCAGATGAATGTGGGCCGCGCGGTCAAGGGGGGCGAGGCGATCGGGGTGGTCAACCTCGACTCGATCCCACCCGAGGAGGCTCTGGAGGCGCTGCGGGCCTTGCCCGATCTTTACAGCGTCACCGTGATCCAATTGCCCGAACGCGGTGAATTGCCCGCCTGGTTGCTCTGACTTAGCCCATGTCGCCAGTCAGGTTGGCATGGGCGGGGATAAGGTCAGATCACCATATTCTACATTATGTGTTACATGATGTAACGGCATGTTCTTTGTTCGGTTCGTCGCCGGCCTCAACCGCTTCGACTCGGCTGAGGACCATGCCCTGAGCCAGACGGGTCCGCAGGCGGTCACCCGGTTTCAAGCAGGTCGCGTCGCGGACTACCAGCGGTCGCTGGGGCGGCCCGCACGTGGCGGAGTCGTCCTCCAACAGAGTCAGGCTGTATCCCCTCGCCAGGATCGCCAAGGGACTCAAGGCGTCGAGTCGTCCCGCCAAAGCGCGTAAGGTCGCGCGACGCCTTAGGAGATCAGCTCGCATGGCCCGGTCGAGCCGATCGGCCAAGCGTTCCACACGGTTGCGGGTCTGAAGGATCAGAGCGCGACCGGCCCGTTCCAGACCGGAGCGGGCCAGGGCGAGCCGAGCCGACGCCTCGTGAAGACGGCGAGCCAACGCCCGATCAAGACGGGTTCGGGTTGCCACCAAAGCCTCTCGCAGCTTTTCCGCCAGCGGAGCGCAGAGTTCGGCTGCCTCGCTGGGGGTCGCCGCTCGTTGATCGGCCACCAGGTCGGCCAACGTAAAATCGACCTCGTGACCCACGGCGGAAATGACCATGTGTTCGCACGCGGCAATGGCCCGGACCACGACTTCCTCGTTGAACGCCCAGAGATCCTCGACACTACCGCCGCCCCGTCCCACAATCATGACGTCTGGCCTGAGCAGGCGATCGGCCATCAGCAGCGCCTGGGCGATTTGAGGCGCGGCCTCCGCTCCCTGAACCACCGTGGGGACCACGATGACTTCGGCCAACGGCCAACGTCGTCCCAGAATCTGGAGAATGTCCCGCACCGCCGCTCCGACGGGACTGGTCACCACCACGATCCGCATGGGGAACGCCGGTCTGGAACGCTTGCGAGCGGGGTCGAACAGCCCCTCGGCCTGAAAACGAGCCAAGCGTTGCCGGTAGGCCAGGTCCAGCGCGCCGACGCCTCGGGGTTCGATCGCGGTGAGAACCAGTTGATACGATCCCCGCGGCGCGTAAACTTCGAGCCCGCCCCGCGCTTCAACCTCCAGCCCCTCCGTCAGGTCGAACGGCAAGCGCGCGGCCGTGCTGCGCCAGATCACGGCGTCGATCACAGCAAAGTCATCTTTGATTCTAAAGTATAGATGACCCGATTGAGCGCGTGAGATGCGCGAGAGTTCGCCGCGCACCGCCACCGCGCTGAAGTCGGTTCGCAACACGCCGTCGATGAGCGCGGTCAACTCTGTCACGCTTAGGATTGGCAATTCGGCGGGTCCGGGGAGGTTGCCTTCCTGTGAGGACGCGGAGTCCGGTTCAAGAGTGGGCGTGGCGTTGGCGACGGGGGGGGGAACCGCTCGAACGATCGTGGTCCGATCCCGACGCTTGACAGGTGGGGCGGCTTGTTGGGAAGGCGCGGTCGTCGTGGCCGGCGACGCGGAGCGAGCGCGGCGACGAGGACGGCCCGAGGACGCGACAGGTGTTGAGGCGGGGTCGCCACCACGAGTGTCGTCGCAAGGAGGGTCCTCGTCGCCTTCGAAGAGGTGAAGCGTCCGTTGCGTCATGCGACTGCGTCCTTCGAGATGAATGGGTTGGCCCGCATGTCTCCATGTCGAGTCGAGCCGAGTCTGGAGACCAGGGAAGGTTCAGAAGTCGAATCGCCCAGGCCAGGGGATCGTTCGAGGAGCCAGAATGGGAGGAGCCGGGGCTTGGTCCAGGTCGGACTCAAGAGGATCTCGGTGGATCGTCTCGGCGAGGACCGCGGGAGAGTTCAACACGGTCGGACGATCTGAGTTCAGGGCGATCGGCGGCGGTGGAGTCCACGGTTCTTGATCCCGCAACGACAATTCGGATGCGGACGCCGGTGAGGACGGCATGTCGCCGCCGGGAGTGGCTCGCCGGCGATTGCCTGCCCAGCCGGCAAGGCGTTGAGCGGATTGCAGCAAACTCCAGGTTTTCCAGGCCAACTCCAAAGATGCAGGAACGTCCCGAGGCAACTCCAACCCCAAACGGCGTTGCTGGTCGCGATTGGTTTGCCAGCCCATCGCCTCGGCGAATGCCGCGGCCGCCAGTCGACGGCCTAGGGATTGTTCCAGGTTTTCGAGATTCGGCAAGGGCGGGCCGTCAGCGCTCACGGACGCGACACCAAAAGCTGCCGGCGTCGCGGAGGCGCGAGATTGGTCGGGGGAGGT encodes:
- a CDS encoding S9 family peptidase, with product MTINDLLAVQVVSDPQVSPQGDRIVYTVKVIDRETGRSNTDLWLVDRQGKTPRQLTSHPGSDRHPRWSPDGRSVAFLSDRSGSTQVWLLPMDQSGEARQLTRLPLDVEGPIWSPQGDRLAAMVSVLPGKSFEETAETLRQRREAKSQAKIYDDLMVRHWDTWDDGTRQHVILIDVADGSARDLIPDWTAHAPPFFSGSSTDYAFSPDGEELAFISEPLTEHPWTTNKDVWIVSTRPGENGRSATPRNLTAGSLGAEAAPSYSPDGRFLAFLRQERAGFEADQWVLTLFDRQTSGVRPLTLKLDRPIEEYAWTADSQAIVATIDDRGSVALVRLDHPAQREYGPDLPRLTPTGTHRGIRPLPDGGVVMVRHHSAAPGELFVLPAGSDAQLQPLTHHNADLIASLDLNRAELFTFKGAEGTDVTGWLVKPPGFDPSRSYPVLCCIHGGPQGAWHDEWHERWNYALFAAPGYAVVAINPRGSTGFGQTFTDQISRDWTGRVYEDLMLGLDHALATYPFLDGDRVAALGGSYGGFMVNWIAGHTDRFKALVSHAGVFDLTSMYFTTEELWFPEWEFGGPPWNAADPKLYRAMSPSTYVESMRTPTLVIHGALDFRVPDSQGLAMFTALRRQGVPARYVWFPDENHWILKPANRIVWWREVHNWLDRYLR
- a CDS encoding DinB family protein; protein product: MNSNSAPLAPRPRSASSQADKPPSLRLVERYEAGAPLVGYAIAHLTSEQLTTRLSPGTWSIAEVVVHLLDSELTFSDRFKRILAETDPVLQAFDESRWLVEIPPHELLPLEEAAQMIELNRRWTARILKRLQPADFGRSGRHSVNGRVTLASILAYAVGHLDHHLRFLYGKRGNLGSSIEPRYTPDVV
- a CDS encoding serine hydrolase, coding for MRGLWMSAWVIVWAWVDGVAFEAAAQVHAQRPEASGSPGLERRLRPLIAAHKGDVGVMVKHLGTGETFAHRADAPMPTASLIKFPLLIEAYRRVATGALDLKTPVTLHDEDKVPGAGILTYHFSQGTTIPLRDVLRLMIVYSDNTATNLALDAVGLDAVNAEMARLGLKRTKFHSKVYRRDTSIDPEGSREFGLGVTTAAEMITLWERLHLKKLAEGNEALCDAMLDHLLHCDDKSMLVKELPPGTKVAQKTGAVSDVRTAAGILYTPSGPIAVCVLTARNQDQRWTPDNAAERFSARLAREVYDHFQQAADLKEAGRDDSPLAFGATGPRVERLQRLLNRRLEPSPGLVVDGDFGPATQEAVIRFQKERHLGDNGVVTPEVWRALGELPPDPAGDPQAEADPAQLNAEFATLRPEPAEPAANDPTAVPFVTARAWVAIDADTGRVLGGREPERPLDMASTTKIMTAHLVLKELAAHPEARDEVVTFSARAAATPGSSSEVREGERVRVGELLYGLMLPSGNDAAVALAEQFGQRLAARDGSDGLDPLEAFVAAMNREAQALGLSATRFVNPHGLTAPNHQASALDLARLTRVALENPEFAALVATRRRAARLIDGEGKGRTIVWSNTNELLKIEGFAGVKTGTTSSAGACLVALGQQGERRVIVVVLGSAASASRYADARNLFRWAFHQPVAAPIETGDGR
- the serA gene encoding phosphoglycerate dehydrogenase, with product MAATYRVLVTDKLASEGLEVLKADPRFEVVVDSKLAGDPQALRTALGEADGVVIRSGTMLTPEVLRGQTRLKAIVRAGVGVDNIDVTTATRQGIVVMNTPGGNTLSTAEHTLALLLALSRNIAPACASLKAGRWDRSKYTGSQLAGKTLGIIGLGRVGQAVAQRAIGFGMKVLGHDPFLSPDRARELGIEPTPLAEMWCRCDYLTLHVPLTEETRHLIGPAQFAAMKPGVRIVNCARGGLIDEPALIAALDAGKVAGAAIDVFEPEPPPADDPLVRHPKVLVTPHLGASTEEAQISVAVEAARLLIDFLGEGRVRFAVNMPNLDKAELDELRHHLELGRRLGMLHAQMDRGAARSVKLDYRGDIASRNTRLISAAFTAGWMETALTESVNLVNALVLAQERGIQITESHSRDTEDFGSLISAEVVTDRKTYHASAALFGRQRMRLVGLGPYQIDCDLEGVMLIFTHLDRPGLIGSIGTLMGNHNVNIAQMNVGRAVKGGEAIGVVNLDSIPPEEALEALRALPDLYSVTVIQLPERGELPAWLL
- the xseA gene encoding exodeoxyribonuclease VII large subunit is translated as MTQRTLHLFEGDEDPPCDDTRGGDPASTPVASSGRPRRRARSASPATTTAPSQQAAPPVKRRDRTTIVRAVPPPVANATPTLEPDSASSQEGNLPGPAELPILSVTELTALIDGVLRTDFSAVAVRGELSRISRAQSGHLYFRIKDDFAVIDAVIWRSTAARLPFDLTEGLEVEARGGLEVYAPRGSYQLVLTAIEPRGVGALDLAYRQRLARFQAEGLFDPARKRSRPAFPMRIVVVTSPVGAAVRDILQILGRRWPLAEVIVVPTVVQGAEAAPQIAQALLMADRLLRPDVMIVGRGGGSVEDLWAFNEEVVVRAIAACEHMVISAVGHEVDFTLADLVADQRAATPSEAAELCAPLAEKLREALVATRTRLDRALARRLHEASARLALARSGLERAGRALILQTRNRVERLADRLDRAMRADLLRRRATLRALAGRLDALSPLAILARGYSLTLLEDDSATCGPPQRPLVVRDATCLKPGDRLRTRLAQGMVLSRVEAVEAGDEPNKEHAVTSCNT